In a single window of the Carnobacterium gallinarum DSM 4847 genome:
- a CDS encoding L,D-transpeptidase family protein, translated as MSTRKKIVGIMSIILIVLIGFYVYKSMSYQTKFMPKTKVDGMSFENKTVAEANSALQEYYRTKEFSVTENETEIFKFQGADIGITEDFTKKLTQLKKEQNSWSWPVRLLTNTSQKSEMNDVTYDETTFNQFFNELPLVNEERVKPENAKIEKNATGFVLKPEIDGNTFDLNKVRQVLVSAIDKGETKINLDGNYQKPTLYADNPDLKANFNQLDSVTKETVSYTINGVTETVSPEKLLSWVNVNPENKMTIDESAIATYIGELNTKYSTKAKTRSFKSSKRGEVQVPPGIYGWNLLVTKEATSLTSDIATQTNLQNRDPQHEGSGYGGDIGNTYVEVDLTAQHMWFYRDGALVLETDIVSGKPSTPTPPGTFYIWNREPNAILRGEDYATPVKYWMPIDWDGVGIHDSSWQPAYGGDLHLTKGSHGCINTPPGVMAQLFDAAPVGTPVLVF; from the coding sequence ATGAGTACTAGAAAAAAAATAGTTGGAATAATGAGCATCATTCTGATTGTTTTGATTGGATTTTATGTGTATAAAAGTATGAGCTATCAAACTAAATTTATGCCTAAAACCAAGGTAGATGGAATGAGTTTTGAAAATAAAACAGTTGCTGAAGCAAATTCAGCCTTACAAGAATATTATCGTACTAAAGAATTTAGTGTAACAGAAAATGAGACTGAAATTTTCAAGTTTCAAGGTGCCGATATTGGAATTACTGAAGATTTCACAAAAAAACTAACTCAACTTAAAAAAGAACAAAATTCTTGGAGTTGGCCAGTACGCCTGTTGACAAATACAAGCCAAAAGAGTGAAATGAATGATGTAACATATGATGAGACGACATTTAATCAATTTTTCAATGAGTTACCTCTAGTTAATGAAGAGCGAGTAAAACCTGAAAATGCTAAAATTGAAAAAAATGCAACAGGTTTTGTATTAAAACCAGAAATTGATGGCAATACATTTGATTTAAACAAAGTTCGACAAGTTTTAGTCTCAGCAATTGACAAAGGTGAGACCAAAATTAATTTGGATGGAAATTATCAAAAACCCACACTTTATGCAGACAATCCAGATTTGAAAGCAAATTTTAATCAACTAGATTCCGTAACAAAAGAAACGGTCAGCTATACTATTAATGGTGTAACTGAAACGGTTAGTCCTGAGAAACTTTTAAGCTGGGTGAACGTTAATCCTGAAAATAAAATGACTATTGATGAATCAGCAATTGCTACTTATATTGGTGAATTAAACACTAAGTACAGTACAAAAGCTAAGACTCGTAGCTTTAAAAGTTCAAAACGTGGGGAAGTGCAAGTTCCACCGGGAATTTATGGTTGGAATTTGTTAGTTACTAAAGAAGCAACTTCTTTAACCTCAGATATAGCCACGCAAACCAATTTACAAAATCGTGATCCACAACATGAAGGTAGTGGTTATGGAGGCGATATTGGCAATACGTATGTAGAAGTTGATTTAACAGCTCAACATATGTGGTTTTATCGTGATGGCGCACTGGTTTTAGAAACCGATATTGTTAGTGGCAAGCCATCTACTCCAACACCCCCAGGAACGTTCTATATTTGGAATCGTGAACCAAATGCTATTTTACGTGGTGAAGATTATGCAACACCAGTAAAATATTGGATGCCGATTGATTGGGATGGCGTTGGAATTCATGATTCTAGTTGGCAACCAGCATACGGTGGGGATTTACACCTAACAAAAGGTTCTCATGGATGTATTAACACGCCTCCTGGTGTAATGGCTCAACTTTTTGATGCTGCACCTGTTGGAACGCCAGTATTAGTCTTTTAA
- a CDS encoding pyridoxal-phosphate-dependent aminotransferase family protein, with protein sequence MFKQISVPTRTIMTPGPVEADPRVLKALSTPIIGQYDPEFFKLMTEVSTLLKTPFETKNQQAFVVDGTSRSGLEAAMLGLVQPGDRVLVPAYGRFGYLFVELAQRAGAEVKLIEKEWGQTFKAEEVISAIKEFNPKIVAMVHGETSTGQIQDLKEIGLYCQANDHLFLVDAVATFCGTPVKVDEWGIDIAVGGTQKCLSVPSGMAPITYNDKVEKLLTSRYQMELGLSEEFRNDDFIKSNYLDLSQIQRYWGPEHINHHTEMTSMIYGIHEGLRIVSEEGLNDRYARHLINEKALIAGIKAMGLTLFGNPSSKMVTVTCVEIPQDVDGESVRSTLLNEFGVEIASSFGSLKGKIWRIGNMGYSSRKENVLHTLGALESSISYHGGTIIKGEATLAAMKVYATEQ encoded by the coding sequence ATGTTTAAACAAATTTCTGTCCCAACACGTACAATTATGACACCCGGTCCAGTCGAAGCTGATCCAAGAGTTTTAAAAGCTTTATCAACTCCGATTATTGGTCAATATGATCCTGAGTTCTTCAAATTAATGACTGAAGTTTCAACTTTATTAAAAACGCCATTTGAAACAAAAAATCAACAAGCCTTTGTTGTTGATGGGACATCTCGATCTGGTCTAGAAGCTGCTATGTTAGGGCTTGTTCAACCTGGAGATCGTGTTTTAGTTCCAGCATATGGTCGATTTGGTTATTTATTTGTTGAATTAGCCCAAAGAGCTGGCGCAGAAGTCAAATTAATCGAAAAAGAGTGGGGACAAACGTTTAAGGCTGAGGAAGTTATCTCAGCTATTAAAGAATTTAATCCAAAAATTGTTGCTATGGTCCATGGTGAGACGTCCACTGGTCAAATTCAAGATTTAAAAGAAATTGGGCTCTATTGTCAAGCAAATGATCACTTATTTTTAGTGGATGCAGTTGCTACTTTTTGTGGCACACCAGTTAAAGTAGATGAGTGGGGAATTGATATTGCTGTTGGTGGCACACAAAAATGTTTAAGCGTACCATCAGGCATGGCACCAATCACCTACAATGACAAAGTTGAAAAATTATTAACCTCTAGATACCAAATGGAATTAGGATTGTCAGAAGAATTTAGAAATGATGATTTTATTAAAAGTAATTATTTAGATTTAAGTCAAATTCAACGTTATTGGGGTCCGGAGCATATTAATCATCACACAGAAATGACTTCTATGATTTACGGCATTCACGAAGGCTTGCGTATTGTTTCTGAAGAAGGTCTTAATGATCGATATGCTCGCCATTTAATAAATGAAAAAGCTTTAATTGCTGGAATTAAAGCAATGGGATTAACGTTATTCGGCAATCCATCCAGTAAAATGGTTACTGTTACCTGTGTTGAGATTCCACAAGATGTTGATGGCGAATCAGTTCGTAGCACGTTGTTAAATGAATTTGGTGTTGAAATTGCAAGTTCATTTGGTTCTCTGAAAGGCAAAATTTGGCGAATTGGAAATATGGGCTATAGTAGCCGCAAAGAAAATGTCTTACACACATTAGGAGCTTTAGAATCTTCGATTTCATATCATGGTGGTACGATTATAAAAGGTGAAGCGACTTTAGCTGCAATGAAGGTTTATGCTACGGAACAATAA
- a CDS encoding PucR family transcriptional regulator: MTTIGDLLTIPYFSTIQVLNQQADLTKRVDTIEISETPDVASYLPENAFLLTTGMVFKDDPAGFCTMLRSLAALPAAGIGIKLGRFIDELDPSVLAVADELGLPVLQIPATVTLGTISHQLLSYLWDQETEKLTFALDIQQKFSNMMIKGATLTSLIRHLGSILKRPVLLVNPFLDSVAESRHLQQDPEFAKFTIDKIKPKLKEAQQLGKEYSFVIENEHEKRLLVSVFPIMSSAYFPYLLVIFKADQIPYPFSQFAIEQANTVLSYTLYKNLKLTESSLNQKEDFFYQLIEKKIPEELNSINWLDYGKDYGLISSNYYRVVVINFEESLQDQTNQQLSDDRSNLSYEWLKKQLNQQFKHGLLFPIKHSHYFALLLQKSVPLLSEKLVLIREGLLKQLPISLHFSIGNEATNPASIHFSFSEAMDTLEIGLKEDTQPVISFFQSKGLNKLIEYIPTEDIEHFCIVNLKSLAYPQSEMNRELRRTLKIYLESQCEITVTAKKLFIHRNTVKYRIAKCEELFETPINDPELSLNLRLALVLSETET; the protein is encoded by the coding sequence ATGACAACGATTGGGGATTTATTAACCATTCCTTATTTTTCTACGATTCAAGTATTAAACCAACAAGCTGATTTAACAAAACGTGTGGATACGATAGAGATATCTGAAACACCGGATGTAGCCTCTTACTTACCTGAAAATGCTTTTTTATTAACAACGGGAATGGTATTTAAAGACGACCCAGCGGGTTTTTGCACTATGCTACGTTCTTTAGCCGCCTTGCCTGCAGCGGGAATTGGAATTAAATTAGGCCGCTTCATTGATGAGCTTGACCCAAGTGTTTTAGCTGTTGCTGATGAATTGGGGTTACCCGTTCTGCAAATCCCTGCTACGGTTACATTAGGAACCATTTCACATCAACTTTTATCTTACTTATGGGATCAAGAAACTGAAAAATTGACATTTGCTTTGGATATCCAACAAAAGTTTTCTAATATGATGATTAAAGGTGCTACCTTAACTTCTTTAATTAGACATTTAGGTTCCATTTTAAAAAGACCTGTTCTTTTGGTTAATCCCTTTTTAGATAGTGTAGCGGAATCTAGACATTTGCAACAAGATCCTGAATTTGCAAAGTTCACTATTGATAAAATTAAACCAAAATTAAAAGAAGCTCAACAATTAGGAAAAGAATACTCTTTTGTTATTGAGAACGAGCATGAAAAGCGCTTGTTAGTTTCAGTCTTCCCAATTATGAGTAGCGCATATTTTCCCTATTTATTAGTTATTTTCAAAGCAGATCAAATTCCATATCCATTTTCTCAATTTGCAATTGAACAAGCCAATACGGTCCTCTCGTATACCCTTTATAAAAATTTGAAATTAACTGAAAGCTCGTTAAATCAAAAAGAAGATTTTTTCTATCAACTTATTGAAAAGAAAATACCTGAAGAATTGAACTCAATTAATTGGTTAGATTATGGGAAAGACTACGGCTTAATCTCTTCTAATTATTACCGAGTTGTAGTGATTAATTTTGAAGAAAGTTTACAGGATCAAACCAATCAGCAGCTTTCTGATGATCGCTCTAATTTAAGTTATGAATGGCTAAAAAAACAACTAAATCAACAGTTTAAACATGGATTATTATTTCCAATCAAGCATAGTCATTATTTTGCTTTACTTCTTCAGAAATCGGTTCCTTTGTTAAGTGAAAAATTAGTATTGATTCGCGAAGGACTATTGAAACAACTTCCAATTTCTTTGCATTTTTCTATTGGGAATGAAGCGACTAATCCTGCCAGTATTCATTTTTCATTTAGTGAAGCGATGGATACCCTAGAGATTGGCTTAAAAGAAGATACTCAACCCGTTATTAGTTTTTTTCAATCAAAGGGGCTTAATAAGTTAATCGAATACATTCCAACAGAAGACATTGAACATTTTTGTATTGTGAATTTGAAAAGTTTAGCTTATCCGCAAAGCGAAATGAATCGCGAACTCCGTCGCACATTAAAGATCTACTTAGAATCTCAATGTGAAATTACTGTCACAGCTAAAAAATTATTTATTCATCGAAATACAGTTAAATATCGAATTGCTAAATGTGAAGAGTTATTTGAAACACCTATTAATGATCCAGAATTATCTTTAAATTTACGTTTAGCCTTAGTTTTATCTGAAACTGAAACTTAA
- a CDS encoding NUDIX hydrolase gives MSFFKRNSREVIYQSKWVNLFRDSVTTKTGTTYPEYHVLDFQHPAVGAVVVNSKNEILMIQARRYIQNQNMWEIPAGGVEDQEELVLAAEREVKEETGYTVELLKQDYFYFSSIGISNQEFHLYFGQLKEHISQTTFDSDEINDVKWFSKAELLNMIRTNEIKDGFTLTALLLYFQS, from the coding sequence ATGTCATTTTTTAAACGAAATTCTAGAGAAGTTATTTATCAAAGTAAGTGGGTAAACTTATTTCGCGACTCCGTTACAACAAAAACTGGAACGACTTACCCAGAATACCATGTTCTTGATTTTCAACATCCAGCAGTGGGTGCTGTAGTAGTCAATTCTAAAAATGAAATTCTAATGATTCAAGCTAGACGGTATATCCAAAATCAAAACATGTGGGAGATTCCGGCTGGGGGTGTAGAAGACCAAGAAGAACTCGTTTTAGCAGCTGAACGTGAAGTCAAAGAAGAAACAGGTTATACTGTTGAACTACTTAAGCAAGACTATTTTTATTTTTCAAGTATCGGAATTAGCAATCAAGAATTTCATCTTTATTTTGGTCAATTAAAGGAACATATTTCACAAACAACTTTTGATTCAGATGAAATAAATGACGTAAAGTGGTTTTCAAAGGCCGAATTGCTCAACATGATCCGAACAAATGAAATTAAAGATGGATTCACGTTAACTGCGTTACTGCTTTATTTTCAAAGTTAA
- the arcC gene encoding carbamate kinase, whose translation MGKRVVIALGGNAILRPNQEATFENQLANVKMSTDLIAEVKKAGHQVVVTHGNGPQVGNILRQNEEAKEFVPALPIDVCSAESQGFIGYMMEQTLKNALKENQLSGDVVTLLTETEVDAQDPAFKEPTKPIGVFFTKEEAEVLEKEKGWVTAEDAGRGYRRVVPSPQPVKIHGVDAIKALIDLDNIVVSTGGGGIPVVSDEKGYLKGVEAVIDKDRSALRLSEQVDADVFMILTDVPNVYLNYGKPDQLKLEGVSLVDAKRYMAEGHFADGSMGPKMEAAIAFAEQGKEAIICSLDEAVSALAGKAGTRVLPD comes from the coding sequence ATGGGAAAACGTGTTGTAATCGCTTTAGGTGGAAACGCTATCTTACGTCCAAATCAAGAAGCAACCTTTGAAAATCAATTAGCGAATGTCAAAATGAGTACAGATTTAATTGCCGAAGTAAAAAAAGCGGGTCATCAAGTTGTGGTGACACATGGAAATGGTCCACAAGTTGGCAATATCTTACGTCAAAATGAAGAAGCAAAAGAATTTGTACCCGCTTTACCGATTGATGTTTGTAGTGCTGAATCACAGGGTTTCATTGGCTATATGATGGAACAAACATTAAAAAATGCCTTGAAGGAAAACCAATTAAGTGGAGATGTTGTAACTTTATTAACTGAAACTGAAGTGGATGCTCAAGATCCAGCCTTTAAAGAACCAACTAAACCAATTGGAGTTTTTTTTACTAAAGAAGAAGCAGAAGTTTTAGAAAAAGAAAAAGGGTGGGTAACTGCAGAAGATGCAGGTCGTGGCTATCGTCGTGTAGTTCCATCACCACAACCCGTTAAAATTCATGGAGTAGATGCTATTAAAGCACTTATTGACCTCGATAATATTGTTGTGTCAACTGGTGGTGGTGGAATTCCAGTTGTTAGTGATGAAAAAGGTTATTTAAAAGGTGTAGAAGCTGTGATTGATAAGGATCGTTCTGCTTTACGCTTATCAGAACAAGTGGATGCAGATGTTTTTATGATTTTAACAGATGTACCAAACGTTTATTTAAATTATGGCAAGCCTGATCAATTAAAACTTGAAGGTGTTTCATTAGTTGATGCGAAACGTTATATGGCAGAAGGACACTTTGCTGATGGTAGTATGGGACCAAAAATGGAAGCAGCGATTGCTTTTGCAGAACAAGGCAAGGAAGCTATTATTTGTTCCTTAGACGAAGCTGTCAGTGCCTTAGCAGGTAAGGCTGGTACTAGAGTATTACCTGATTAA
- a CDS encoding DUF2877 domain-containing protein — protein sequence MIVAWKYAKELTKQFNENNHWRLHSRFDNGINFVNQQNELLFIGSDKNGELPFAIHLTYLELTKLKKQITAESCLYFKDDCFYDQTNPTVQVTLTNCLTYQTTLLQTKLPLKQEQMNGLINLAKTCSLKNGFDTALPTSLKAVMEGNNPLKHAFQQLLSTDASEIEAGLRYYVGRGVGLTPSGDDFLVGLFCLQQAYSILDQQVNQILTNLLYGEQLTTDIGKAYLLAALKGQFSTTLLQLIEELTTGNDQQKLTIIFNKLIQNGHTSGVDTATGLLAGLLIRYN from the coding sequence AATGGAATAAATTTTGTTAATCAACAGAATGAACTCCTTTTTATTGGATCAGATAAGAATGGAGAATTGCCCTTTGCAATTCATTTAACCTATCTTGAATTAACAAAATTAAAAAAACAGATCACAGCTGAAAGCTGTCTTTATTTCAAGGATGACTGTTTTTACGATCAAACAAATCCAACAGTGCAAGTAACACTTACTAATTGCCTTACTTATCAAACAACATTACTCCAAACAAAACTCCCTTTGAAACAGGAGCAAATGAATGGTCTTATCAATCTGGCAAAAACATGTTCTTTAAAAAATGGGTTTGATACAGCTTTACCTACATCATTAAAAGCTGTTATGGAGGGGAATAACCCACTAAAGCACGCTTTTCAACAACTGTTATCAACTGATGCTTCAGAAATAGAAGCAGGTTTACGATATTATGTTGGTCGAGGTGTTGGATTGACACCATCCGGGGATGATTTCTTAGTAGGTCTTTTCTGTCTTCAACAAGCTTATTCCATTTTAGATCAGCAAGTTAATCAAATTTTAACAAATTTACTTTATGGGGAACAACTAACAACTGACATTGGAAAGGCTTATTTACTTGCGGCTTTAAAAGGTCAATTTAGTACAACGTTACTTCAGCTGATTGAAGAATTAACAACTGGCAATGATCAACAAAAGTTAACAATTATTTTTAACAAGTTAATACAAAACGGACATACGTCTGGTGTCGATACCGCAACAGGTCTATTGGCAGGATTACTGATTCGTTATAACTAA